From Achromobacter spanius, a single genomic window includes:
- a CDS encoding WG repeat-containing protein: MLIAALLTSLALTSGHAIEYDLPCFFADKEAEGSLEHVQHCARATNDSVEFRPAVLARMDFSVDGLSPATANGSWHWVRPDGRAVAVVTFDNGADDFEEGLTRGPWAGGMAYYDKQLNRVLATPYDWVDRFEGGLAAVCKGCRIERTRDGEHSYVTGGEWGAIDREGRLSLPMRPDAMSLRAEMEAARGAPSGAPRPQDQP, translated from the coding sequence ATGCTGATCGCCGCCTTGCTTACCTCGCTGGCCCTGACCTCGGGCCATGCCATCGAATACGATCTCCCGTGCTTCTTTGCGGACAAGGAAGCGGAAGGCTCTCTGGAACACGTCCAGCACTGCGCCCGCGCCACCAATGACAGCGTCGAATTCCGTCCCGCCGTGCTGGCGCGCATGGATTTCAGCGTCGACGGCCTGTCGCCCGCGACCGCGAATGGCTCGTGGCACTGGGTCCGGCCCGACGGCCGCGCCGTGGCCGTGGTCACGTTCGACAATGGCGCCGACGATTTCGAGGAAGGCCTGACGCGCGGCCCGTGGGCCGGCGGCATGGCCTACTACGACAAGCAGCTCAACCGCGTGCTGGCAACGCCCTACGATTGGGTCGACCGCTTCGAGGGCGGCCTGGCCGCAGTCTGCAAGGGTTGCCGCATCGAGCGCACGCGCGACGGCGAACACAGTTACGTCACGGGCGGGGAATGGGGCGCCATCGACCGCGAAGGGCGGCTGTCGCTGCCCATGCGGCCGGATGCGATGTCATTGCGGGCGGAGATGGAGGCGGCACGCGGGGCGCCCAGCGGAGCGCCCCGTCCGCAAGATCAGCCTTAG
- a CDS encoding Bug family tripartite tricarboxylate transporter substrate binding protein — protein MFRTRLLARCALAACLTPALPAAHAQTFPAKPITLAVPHSAGGTSDILARTVAAEAAKTLGQTIVIDNKGGANGTIAAKQVASAAPDGYTLLLATASTHGINPSLYSRISYDAVKDFTPVTLLATVPNVLVVGPNVKARNVQELIAYIRSQGDKTNMGSAGAGTPGHLAGEMFKSEAKLQFTHVPYKGGSPAITDLIGGQIDFMFTTIPGVLPHVKAGTLRALAVTSPERSSAMPDVPTMAESGLPGFQAVSWHGIVAPAGTPDAVVAKLNQALTGALESPEVKQRLLEEGARASSVNTAAFGKFIQTEIAAWAKAVKDSGATVN, from the coding sequence ATGTTCCGCACTCGACTGCTGGCGCGCTGCGCGCTGGCCGCCTGTCTGACGCCGGCCCTGCCGGCCGCGCACGCTCAGACCTTTCCCGCCAAGCCGATCACGCTGGCCGTTCCGCATTCGGCGGGCGGCACGTCCGACATCCTGGCCCGCACCGTCGCCGCCGAAGCCGCCAAGACGCTCGGCCAGACCATCGTGATCGACAACAAGGGCGGCGCCAACGGCACCATCGCCGCCAAGCAGGTGGCTTCGGCCGCGCCGGACGGCTACACGCTGCTGCTGGCCACCGCCAGCACGCACGGCATCAACCCGTCGCTGTACTCGCGCATTTCCTACGACGCGGTCAAGGACTTCACGCCCGTCACGCTGCTGGCCACCGTGCCGAACGTGCTGGTCGTCGGCCCCAACGTCAAGGCCAGGAACGTGCAGGAGCTGATCGCGTACATCCGATCGCAGGGCGACAAGACCAACATGGGCTCGGCGGGCGCCGGCACGCCGGGGCACCTGGCGGGCGAGATGTTCAAGAGCGAAGCCAAGCTGCAATTCACGCACGTGCCGTACAAGGGCGGCAGCCCCGCGATCACGGACCTGATCGGCGGCCAGATCGACTTCATGTTCACCACCATTCCGGGCGTCCTGCCGCATGTGAAGGCAGGCACGCTGCGCGCATTGGCCGTGACGTCGCCCGAACGTTCGTCCGCGATGCCCGACGTGCCGACGATGGCTGAATCCGGCTTGCCCGGCTTTCAGGCGGTGTCGTGGCACGGCATCGTTGCGCCGGCCGGCACGCCGGATGCGGTGGTGGCCAAGCTGAACCAGGCCCTGACCGGCGCATTGGAATCGCCCGAGGTCAAGCAGCGCCTGCTGGAAGAGGGTGCGCGCGCCTCCAGCGTGAACACCGCCGCATTCGGCAAGTTCATCCAGACCGAGATCGCGGCGTGGGCGAAGGCGGTCAAGGACTCGGGCGCCACGGTGAACTGA
- the tcuB gene encoding tricarballylate utilization 4Fe-4S protein TcuB: MKQLEALAREAQSFSTNQSGPAPAPAEQPVHFHARGAKPLTEALTDDETEVARVMQICNACRYCEGFCAVFPAMTRRLEFGKADLNYLANLCHNCGACLHACQYAPPHEFAVNVPQAMAKVRMQTYTDYAWPAALGTLYKRNGLALSLATAAGLALFLVLAVVMAGGLFHEPMAGNFYAVFPHNTLALMFGVVFGFSMLALAVGVTRFWRNVSPGAASGAAVAEAAHDALRLRYLDGGHGKGCNNADDAFTLWRRRFHHFTFYGFMLCFAATCVATLYHYLLDQQAPYPILSAPVLLGTAGGIGLLIGPAGLLWLNFKRHPLQGDAAQKPMDRGFIVLLFLTSATGLALLAGRDGSAMALLLAIHLGVVMALFLTLPYGKFAHGIYRSAALLKWSIEKRQPNKLQLGSD, encoded by the coding sequence GTGAAGCAGCTTGAAGCCCTGGCCCGCGAGGCGCAGTCTTTTTCCACCAATCAGTCCGGCCCGGCTCCCGCTCCCGCCGAGCAGCCGGTGCATTTTCACGCGCGGGGCGCCAAGCCGCTGACGGAAGCGCTGACCGATGACGAGACCGAAGTGGCGCGCGTCATGCAGATCTGCAACGCCTGCCGCTACTGCGAGGGCTTTTGCGCGGTGTTCCCCGCCATGACGCGCCGCCTGGAATTCGGCAAGGCCGACCTGAACTACCTGGCCAACCTGTGCCACAACTGCGGCGCCTGTCTGCACGCGTGCCAGTACGCGCCGCCGCACGAGTTCGCCGTCAACGTGCCGCAGGCCATGGCCAAGGTGCGGATGCAGACCTACACCGATTACGCGTGGCCCGCGGCGTTGGGCACGCTGTACAAGCGCAATGGCCTGGCGCTGTCGCTGGCCACGGCCGCCGGATTGGCGCTGTTCCTGGTGCTGGCGGTGGTGATGGCGGGCGGCCTTTTCCATGAGCCGATGGCGGGCAACTTCTACGCCGTTTTCCCGCACAACACGCTGGCGCTGATGTTTGGCGTGGTGTTCGGCTTTTCGATGCTGGCGCTGGCGGTGGGCGTGACGCGCTTCTGGCGCAACGTCAGTCCGGGCGCGGCGTCCGGCGCGGCGGTGGCCGAGGCCGCGCACGACGCGCTGCGCCTGCGCTATCTGGACGGCGGCCACGGCAAGGGTTGCAACAACGCCGACGATGCCTTCACGCTGTGGCGCCGGCGGTTTCACCATTTCACGTTCTACGGATTCATGCTGTGTTTCGCGGCGACGTGTGTCGCCACGCTCTATCACTATCTGCTGGATCAGCAGGCGCCGTATCCGATCCTGAGTGCGCCGGTGCTGCTGGGCACCGCGGGCGGTATTGGCCTGCTGATCGGGCCGGCCGGCTTGCTGTGGCTGAATTTCAAGCGCCACCCCTTGCAGGGAGACGCGGCGCAAAAGCCGATGGACCGGGGCTTCATCGTCCTGTTGTTCCTGACCAGCGCGACGGGCCTGGCGCTCTTGGCCGGCCGCGACGGCAGCGCGATGGCGCTGCTGCTGGCGATCCATCTTGGCGTCGTGATGGCGCTCTTCCTGACCTTGCCCTACGGCAAGTTCGCCCACGGCATCTACCGCTCGGCCGCGCTCTTGAAGTGGTCCATCGAAAAACGCCAGCCCAACAAGCTGCAGCTCGGTTCGGACTGA
- the tcuA gene encoding FAD-dependent tricarballylate dehydrogenase TcuA, with protein sequence MVDVLVIGGGNAALCAALMAREAGASVLLLEAAPKEWRGGNSQHTRNLRCMHDAPQDVLIDAYPEEEYWQDLLKVTGGLTNEHLARLVIRESSTCRDWMRRHGVNFQPPLSGALHVARTNAFFMGGGKALVNAYYRSAEALGVQIQYNAPVDALELDNGRFVAARIGDERIEARACVLAAGGFESNREWLREAWGQNERGEWPADNFLIRGTRFNMGVLLKFMLDAGADGIGDPSQSHCVAIDARAPLYDGGICTRIDCVSLGVVVNRDAERFYDEGEDFWPKRYAIWGRLTAMQPGQIAYSIIDAKAIGRFMPPVFPGVQADTLPELAQKLGLDPATFEKTVGDYNAACRVGKFDHTALDDCHTEGVTPAKTHWARPIDTAPFYGYALRPGITFTYLGLKVDDTAAVRFKDKPSDNLFVAGEMMAGNVLGKGYTAGVGMSIGTAFGRIAGTRAAAAALGQTPAGAQREAA encoded by the coding sequence ATGGTTGACGTCTTGGTGATCGGTGGGGGCAATGCGGCGCTGTGCGCGGCCCTGATGGCGCGCGAAGCCGGCGCCAGCGTGCTGCTGCTGGAAGCGGCGCCAAAGGAATGGCGGGGCGGAAACTCCCAGCACACGCGCAATCTGCGCTGCATGCACGATGCGCCGCAGGACGTGCTGATCGACGCGTATCCCGAAGAAGAATACTGGCAGGACCTGCTCAAGGTGACGGGCGGGCTGACCAATGAACACCTGGCGCGGCTGGTCATCCGCGAGTCCTCCACCTGTCGCGACTGGATGCGCCGCCACGGCGTGAACTTTCAGCCGCCGCTGTCGGGCGCGCTGCACGTGGCGCGCACCAACGCGTTCTTCATGGGCGGCGGCAAGGCGCTGGTCAACGCCTATTACCGCAGCGCCGAAGCGCTGGGCGTGCAGATCCAGTACAACGCGCCCGTCGATGCGCTGGAACTGGACAACGGCCGCTTCGTGGCCGCGCGCATCGGCGATGAGCGCATCGAGGCCCGCGCCTGTGTGCTGGCCGCGGGCGGCTTCGAATCCAACCGCGAATGGCTGCGCGAGGCCTGGGGCCAGAACGAGCGCGGCGAATGGCCGGCCGACAACTTTTTGATCCGCGGCACGCGCTTCAACATGGGCGTGCTGCTGAAATTCATGCTGGATGCCGGCGCCGACGGCATCGGCGACCCGTCCCAATCGCACTGCGTGGCCATCGACGCCCGCGCGCCGCTGTACGACGGCGGCATCTGCACGCGCATCGATTGCGTGTCGCTGGGCGTGGTCGTCAACCGCGACGCCGAACGCTTCTACGACGAGGGCGAGGACTTCTGGCCCAAGCGTTACGCAATCTGGGGGCGCCTGACGGCCATGCAGCCCGGCCAGATCGCCTATTCCATCATCGACGCCAAGGCGATCGGGCGCTTCATGCCGCCGGTCTTTCCGGGCGTGCAGGCCGACACGCTGCCCGAGCTGGCGCAAAAGCTGGGCTTGGACCCGGCCACCTTCGAGAAGACGGTCGGGGACTACAACGCGGCCTGCCGCGTGGGCAAGTTCGATCACACCGCGCTGGATGACTGCCATACCGAAGGCGTGACGCCCGCCAAGACGCACTGGGCGCGGCCGATCGACACCGCGCCGTTCTACGGCTATGCGCTGCGGCCCGGCATCACCTTTACCTACCTGGGCCTGAAGGTGGACGACACCGCCGCGGTCCGGTTCAAGGACAAGCCCAGCGACAACCTTTTTGTTGCAGGCGAAATGATGGCCGGCAATGTGCTGGGCAAGGGCTACACGGCGGGCGTGGGCATGTCCATCGGCACCGCCTTCGGCCGCATTGCCGGCACCCGCGCCGCCGCCGCGGCGCTCGGCCAAACCCCTGCGGGAGCACAACGTGAAGCAGCTTGA
- a CDS encoding LysR family transcriptional regulator yields the protein MELRQLRYFVRVVEAGSIGRAAMSIGMVTSALSQQISRLEGELSTRLLQRSASGVVPTDAGLAFFRQAQLALRHADDAVQAAQQARLAGHVSVGLPSTTAAVLGAPFLQAMNARYPDIRLHLVEALSGHLTDMLNGRLLDLAIVFHAEAARRWSVMPLLDEPLFLFARPDMPGVPAGGTTRLEAIADLPLVLPSGRHGLRALVNNAFLQLGRTPRVVAEVDGLSLLMDVVQQGGAATIQPSSATARIAPGQLQMARIDDAHLFRSNLLASLSDEELSPAALAARLVLADVSRTLAREGKWAVVALHES from the coding sequence ATGGAACTGCGCCAGCTCCGTTACTTCGTGCGCGTAGTCGAGGCCGGCAGCATCGGCCGCGCGGCCATGTCGATCGGCATGGTCACGTCGGCGCTCAGCCAGCAGATCAGCCGTCTTGAAGGCGAACTGTCCACGCGGCTGTTGCAGCGCAGCGCCAGCGGCGTGGTGCCCACGGACGCGGGGCTGGCGTTTTTCCGGCAGGCGCAGCTGGCCCTGCGCCACGCCGACGACGCCGTCCAGGCCGCCCAGCAGGCGCGGCTGGCCGGCCACGTCAGCGTGGGCCTGCCGTCCACGACGGCGGCAGTGCTGGGCGCACCGTTCCTGCAGGCCATGAACGCGCGTTACCCCGACATCCGGCTGCATCTGGTCGAAGCGCTGTCGGGACACCTGACCGACATGCTCAACGGCCGCCTGCTGGATCTGGCCATCGTGTTCCATGCCGAGGCCGCGCGCCGCTGGAGCGTGATGCCGCTGCTGGACGAGCCCTTGTTTCTCTTTGCCCGGCCCGACATGCCGGGCGTGCCGGCGGGCGGCACGACGCGGCTGGAGGCCATTGCCGACCTGCCGCTGGTGCTGCCCAGCGGCCGCCACGGCCTGCGCGCGCTGGTCAACAACGCCTTCCTGCAACTGGGGCGCACGCCCCGGGTGGTGGCCGAGGTCGACGGCCTGTCGCTGCTGATGGACGTGGTGCAGCAGGGCGGCGCGGCGACGATCCAGCCCAGTTCGGCCACCGCGCGCATCGCGCCGGGCCAGTTGCAGATGGCGCGCATCGACGATGCGCATCTGTTCCGCTCCAACCTGCTGGCCAGCCTGTCGGACGAGGAACTGTCCCCCGCGGCGCTGGCGGCCCGGCTGGTGCTGGCGGACGTCTCCCGCACCCTGGCCCGTGAGGGCAAGTGGGCCGTGGTTGCTCTTCACGAATCGTGA